Proteins found in one Actinokineospora alba genomic segment:
- a CDS encoding DUF6292 family protein, translating into MNNADSTYALRRGLEAYLRAVAEAIDLPAEGTSCEISDTATAYVALPGRPGKDLMLLWDERAGWSLAIEHNPPGTAETVARLSTDVVPAPRDVAAFVENAVAGRSTSTDRPATASDRAALAERLSGYIAGPT; encoded by the coding sequence GTGAACAACGCGGACAGCACTTACGCCCTCCGACGCGGCTTGGAGGCCTACCTGCGTGCCGTGGCCGAGGCCATCGACCTGCCCGCCGAGGGAACCTCCTGCGAGATCAGCGACACCGCCACCGCCTACGTCGCGCTGCCCGGGCGGCCGGGCAAGGACCTCATGCTCCTGTGGGACGAGCGCGCCGGGTGGTCGCTGGCGATCGAGCACAACCCGCCCGGCACGGCCGAGACCGTGGCCAGGCTGAGCACCGACGTCGTCCCCGCGCCCCGTGACGTCGCCGCCTTCGTCGAGAACGCCGTCGCGGGCCGGTCCACGAGCACGGACCGGCCCGCGACGGCGAGCGACAGGGCGGCGTTGGCCGAACGGCTCAGCGGCTACATCGCCGGGCCGACGTAG
- a CDS encoding NAD-dependent epimerase/dehydratase family protein codes for MGHVCVIGGTRFFGKTLVRRLLGEGHKVTVLTRGRSGDDFGHTVSRLSADANDVVALSEAVAGHEFDAVVHQMCYSPVAALAAAKAFQGRTRRLVMTSTIEVYTTVPGVRSFAAATELDPADHGYDVSLPWLDPDFAGAHYGEGKRQAESALTDAADFPVAFARAGHVLAEGEFTGRLAFHVDRVLAGSRIATHRAPGRSSFVHSEEIAGFLAWLSESSVTGPVNAASPDGLSARDLCAVIEDVTGRAAVIEEVDDPLGDADLSPFSYPTDFGMVVEHEFSPVRAWLPEVVRREVGAR; via the coding sequence ATGGGGCACGTCTGTGTCATCGGCGGCACGCGGTTCTTCGGCAAGACCCTGGTCAGGCGCCTGCTCGGCGAGGGCCACAAGGTCACGGTGCTGACCAGGGGCCGCTCCGGCGACGACTTCGGCCACACGGTGTCGCGGCTGTCCGCCGACGCCAACGACGTCGTCGCGCTCAGCGAAGCGGTGGCGGGCCACGAGTTCGACGCCGTCGTCCACCAGATGTGCTACTCGCCGGTCGCCGCGCTCGCCGCCGCGAAGGCGTTCCAGGGCCGCACCCGCAGGCTGGTCATGACCTCGACGATCGAGGTCTACACGACCGTCCCCGGCGTCCGCTCCTTCGCCGCGGCGACCGAACTGGACCCGGCTGACCACGGGTACGACGTGTCCCTGCCGTGGCTGGACCCGGACTTCGCGGGCGCCCACTACGGCGAAGGCAAGCGCCAGGCCGAGAGCGCGCTGACCGACGCGGCGGACTTCCCGGTGGCGTTCGCGCGGGCAGGCCATGTGCTGGCCGAGGGTGAGTTCACCGGCAGGCTCGCGTTCCACGTCGACCGCGTGCTGGCGGGTTCCAGGATCGCGACGCACCGGGCGCCTGGGCGGTCGTCGTTCGTGCACTCGGAGGAGATCGCGGGCTTCCTGGCCTGGCTGAGCGAGTCGTCGGTGACCGGGCCGGTCAACGCGGCTTCGCCGGACGGGCTGAGCGCGCGGGACCTGTGCGCGGTGATCGAGGACGTGACCGGGCGCGCCGCGGTGATCGAGGAAGTGGACGACCCGCTAGGCGACGCGGATCTGTCGCCGTTCTCGTACCCGACCGACTTCGGCATGGTGGTCGAGCACGAGTTCTCGCCGGTGCGCGCGTGGCTGCCCGAGGTGGTGCGGCGGGAGGTCGGCGCCCGGTGA
- a CDS encoding acyl-CoA desaturase → MPATPSSSVLDRPPKAPKPIFGEPASRTEIITIRAFLIIPFIALLAAIPLMWGWGVSWVDLTVAAVFYTVSTLGVTVGFHRYFTHGAFKAARPLRIALAIAGMLAAQGSVLGWVADHRRHHAFSDREGDPHSPWLFGTSPKAILRGFWHAHMGWLFGRDRTNIDRFAPDLAEDRDIRMLDKLFPLWVTLSVALPAVIGGLVTMSWWGALTGFLWAGLARVAFQHHVTWSTNSICHMIGSRPFASRDRSANFWPLAILSMGESWHNSHHADPTSARHGVLRGQIDISARLIWIFEKLGWVSQVRWPTQERLDKLAVSK, encoded by the coding sequence ATGCCGGCAACACCATCATCGTCAGTTCTCGACCGACCGCCGAAAGCGCCCAAGCCGATCTTCGGCGAGCCCGCTTCGCGGACCGAGATCATCACGATCCGCGCGTTTCTGATCATCCCGTTCATCGCCCTGCTCGCCGCGATCCCGCTGATGTGGGGTTGGGGCGTGAGCTGGGTCGACCTGACGGTGGCCGCGGTGTTCTACACGGTGTCCACGCTCGGCGTGACCGTCGGCTTCCACCGCTACTTCACCCACGGCGCCTTCAAGGCCGCCCGACCGCTGCGGATCGCCCTGGCCATCGCCGGGATGCTGGCCGCGCAGGGCAGTGTCCTGGGCTGGGTCGCCGACCACCGCAGGCACCACGCGTTCTCCGACCGTGAGGGCGACCCGCACTCCCCCTGGCTGTTCGGCACGTCGCCCAAGGCGATCCTGCGCGGCTTCTGGCACGCGCACATGGGGTGGCTGTTCGGGCGCGACCGCACCAACATCGACCGCTTCGCCCCGGACCTCGCCGAGGACCGCGACATCCGGATGCTCGACAAGCTGTTCCCGCTCTGGGTGACGCTCAGCGTGGCGCTGCCCGCCGTCATCGGCGGTCTGGTCACCATGTCGTGGTGGGGCGCGCTGACCGGCTTCCTGTGGGCCGGACTGGCCCGCGTCGCCTTCCAGCACCACGTGACCTGGTCGACCAACTCGATCTGCCACATGATCGGCAGCCGCCCGTTCGCCAGCCGCGACCGCTCGGCCAATTTCTGGCCGCTGGCGATCCTGTCGATGGGCGAGTCCTGGCACAACTCCCACCACGCCGACCCGACCAGCGCCCGCCACGGCGTGCTGCGCGGTCAGATCGACATCTCCGCCCGCTTGATCTGGATCTTCGAGAAGCTCGGCTGGGTCTCGCAGGTTCGCTGGCCCACTCAGGAACGACTCGACAAGTTGGCGGTATCCAAGTGA